In Nitrosococcus halophilus Nc 4, the genomic stretch TGTACTCCTCCCTCAACTCCCCGCCCTGGACTTGGATGTGGCTCTTTAGACGCTCCAATTGTTGCTCGATGGTTTGCGCTTGGGCCTAGCGTTGGGTCGAAACCCGCACATACACGGCAATGCTCATCATACACCTCCTGCTCGTTGACACGGGAGTATTCAGGCGGCAGAGCTTGGCTCTGCTCGTTGGCCATCGTCCATCGCAGAAGGCGCTGATAGGCTTGATCCCATCGGCGCGCTCCGTCCGGGGACGCTGCCAGTTGTCGGCGAATCTGCCACTGGTGCTTCATAAGTACCTCCTCTATGAACCACTTCATCGGGAGAGTACGCCGATTCACTCAGAGACCGACCGCGTAGATGCAACGGTCGCCGCCACCAACTCAGTACCAGCCGAACCCTGCGGGTCATGCACAATTTGTCATTTGTGATTAGTCCATTGAGCGCGGCTTTCGCTTTTTGAAAGATCCCCTGTTCCTGGCCTCCTCACTCTACTCTTAAATCCCCCCAATGCATCATGGCCCTGATGCTGGTCATGACCCTTTGCCTGTTGGTCTATGCGGCCTTGGAACACCGCATCCGCGAGCAGTTGCAAACCCAGGGGGATATCTTTCCCCATTAAATCGGTAAAAATCGGTAAACCCACCTCTCATCCCACTGCGCGCTGGGTGTTCCAGTATTTCGTCGGTATTCATCTGCTTATCCTAGCCGATGGTCAGGAGCTTGTCCTCACTGATTCGCCGGGAGCGAGTCGGGACATCCGAAGGATGCCCACCGGCATGCGCCAGGGAAGGTGCATGTCAACCTCGATGAACATCATCAGTCCCTCCTAGAGCTGCTCGGCCAGGCCTATGAAGCCTTTTATTCCTGATGTGGGTTTGAGGCCACTGTTCAAGCTTTTCCCCCGGTCAGAGCCTCAAATCCTGAAACGACATCCAGTAACTCGGTGGTAATGGATTCTTGGCGGACTCGGCGAAACTCGGTAATGATCTCATCGAGGCGCTCGTCTAGATTTTTTTCGGCTGCTTGCATGGTTGCCAAACGGCTGCCGTGTTCACTGGCCTGAGACTCGGCGCAAGCCCGAAAGATGGAAACGAAAAAGTACTGCTGTAGGAGGGAAGACAGCAGTTGTTGGCGATTCATGGTGAAAGTAGGTAATACCTTAGAGGGCCAGCGTGTTTCCTCCAGGCGATGAAAGCGCCGTAAGTCGACAGGCAATAATTGCACTCCGGTGGGCTGGTAGTTGGCGCTTGACAAGTGGCGATTATAAAAAAGATAGATATATTCTATCCCCCTAGTTTGGCGCCATTCATCAATTTTTAACAATATTTGCCGAACGGTGGCTGTAATGCGGGAGGCGGAACCGGGAACCAGAAAATCTTCTTCCACCAATTGGCCTGCTTGCTCTAGCTGCGCCGCTGCCCGGGCGCCGACCACCAGCACCAGGCGTCCTTCTGGCGAGGCCGGCGAAGCCCGCATCCGTTCCAGGCTATAGGTGGCAATGTCCTCGTTGAAGCGACCACAGAGGCCATGGTCTGAACCGAAAACAATAGCGCCCAAACGGCGATGTTTTCGGCGGTGGAGTTCGGGATGCTGTCTGTCCCCCAAGACCACGTGGAGTCCCAGTTCCACGGTGCGATAATAGTCAGCCAGGGCCTCTACGGCTTTCTCGTATTGGCGGATACTCACCGCGGCAAGGGCTTTCATGGTGCTGACAATGGAGCGCAGATCTTCAAAACTTTCAATCCGGTGCTGGAGTTGTTCTGCGGTTTCCATGGTTTCTAAGATGCTGTTTTATTGATAGCTTCTCTGGCGGTGGCCACCAGCCGG encodes the following:
- a CDS encoding F0F1 ATP synthase subunit gamma, whose product is METAEQLQHRIESFEDLRSIVSTMKALAAVSIRQYEKAVEALADYYRTVELGLHVVLGDRQHPELHRRKHRRLGAIVFGSDHGLCGRFNEDIATYSLERMRASPASPEGRLVLVVGARAAAQLEQAGQLVEEDFLVPGSASRITATVRQILLKIDEWRQTRGIEYIYLFYNRHLSSANYQPTGVQLLPVDLRRFHRLEETRWPSKVLPTFTMNRQQLLSSLLQQYFFVSIFRACAESQASEHGSRLATMQAAEKNLDERLDEIITEFRRVRQESITTELLDVVSGFEALTGGKA